tataaaaacatacgaaaaaaaaatggaagtaTCCACTTGCAGAAAAATatcctaaaaagaaattgaagtcGTCACGTACACATCTTCACTTGAAAGGAAAATTGAAATCGTCTTACAAATGCCTTCTTGAGAGGTTACTTTTTTCTAATTAACTAATACacatcataaataattatttttatttgacatttatatgtaaaaatacaatacttaaattttttttttatgttatctattaactttcattatattttgtgaaactttagaaaatttaaaaggaattgtagatttttttttgtggacGCAACTTTATAATGCAAATATTTTGCTTTGATCTTGGTAGCTTTCACTTGGGTGTTACATTGCATTGGCTTTTGTGACATAACACTAGTTTTTGACCGACAAGCAACGAGTTTCTTGTATTGATCTCCAGAACCAAGCCTTATCATACCATATTCCCTTTTCAACTTCAAGCGAAGCAGCTGTTTTAACAGAGACTTCGTACAACCAAGGAAAAGAATGTTTCAACCTAGCATTATCAATGCAAACATCATCCTCATACACACTGAGTAAACCAAGATGGTCACAACACCGATAACACTTTTCCAACCAAATATCTTTCTTACAAAAGGAACAAGAAACTAATCATCACCAGCAAAATATCTCTTCAACCAAACACTTCAAAATACCATTACCATTATTATAGAATCGGAGAGAGCAACACAAATATTGTCAGTATCTACCTACGCTTAGGTTTTTAAGAGTTCCAAGTCGTTTTTGTCCCAGAATTACCACAAGATTTTGATTCACCAACCAATAATCCaagaactttttttataaattttacagtCACCGTATGATAACAGATGAAAGTTTTGTAAAAAGCATGGTAAAGAAAGTATATTGTAAGACATGATGATAATAAGAATAgttatatgataataataatgcaTAAACGAATTAGTTGTTGGCTAAAAAATGACGAATGTTGTCTGGTTGTTGGTAAAAAGATAGGAAATAAGAGAAGGAGAGATAAGGTGAGGTTGAAGGCTAAGAGGGTCGGTGGCCCCAGACCATCATCTGCTAAGGACACAGTAGCCCGTGCAGTAGCAGTATAACAGTGACATAAATTACCTTCCTCACTTCGCTGGCAACTTTACCACCCTTAATTATTTCCCCTCACAAAATGCACAACCATGAGGAGAAGAGGGGAAAAGAAGAGACACATAGATCAAAAGAGATACATATCAGTTGATTTATACATGCCTTTTCGAGGACAACCTAGCATGttattaactattattattattctcctGTCTAGATGACACCAAATGATTGAGAAATAACAAGAGGGAGTAGTAGTAGCTAAATTTTATGATAAGAAAACAATAGCAAGGAGATAACTAGGTATTCAGACtcaattgttttcttctcttcgTCTCCTGTTTGCTTCTGTCTCCCAAGATACTTTCCTCTCGGTATCTTTTGTGATTTAATCTCTCAgcagtttctttttttttttctttttttctgacAGACAAAGAAAGCTgggaaaaaatcaaacatacttcaggtctttttttttttcattctgttgtagtttctttttccctttctttttgtttattctttccAAGCAACAAGGAAACATGCAattgaggtttcttttttttctttagcaGAAGGATATTCGGATATCTGATAGGTTTTACTTTTGATTCAGATATTATTAGTTCCAGATTTGCACAACAGTTATGGCGGCAGCTTCCTCATCCACTCCATTCTTGGGAATCAGAGAAGAAAGCCCTCAGATTACAGCACACCATCAACCCTCCACTGTGGCTCCAATCACAGTTCCTCAAAAGAAACGGAGGAATCAACCTGGAACACCAAGCAAGTAGCTTAGTTGAATTTCATCACTTAaaccacacacacatatatacttTGCAGTTTTATTTcccttgttttcattttctcaataacaaacacaacaaaaccctaaatcatgAATACGAGTAAGGGCTATTGACTTGTTTAATTTACTGTGAAGACATTCAATTCATGGTTGGATTTGCTTTGTAGCATGAAAGTTctagttaaaaaatttgaatgattttttaaaatttgtatttggtTTATGATTACTGTTAAAGTGCCTACGTGGTTCTAAAAGATGGGTCAAAAAAGAAAGATTATTCTTGTGTTTGTTGTGCGTATTCAATTTGAGCAAGTGATTGAAGCAAAAgggttttttaataatttgttgtttgtcATTTTTATGGGGGTAAAAGATCCAGACGCAGAGGTGATAGAACTATCTCCCAAGACCCTAATGGCAACAAACAGGTTTATATGTGAGGTGTGCAATAAAGGATTCCAAAGGGAGCAAAACCTACAGCTTCACAGAAGAGGACACAACCTTCCTTGGAAGCTAAAGCAGAAGAGTACAAAAGAGCAAAAAAGAAAGGTTTATCTTTGTCCCGAGCCCACCTGTGTCCATCATGATCCTTCAAGGGCCTTGGGAGACCTCACTGGGATCAAGAAGCACTACTCTCGCAAGCATGGTGAGAAGAAATGGAAGTGTGAAAAGTGCTCAAAGAAATATGCTGTTCAATCTGATTGGAAAGCACATTCTAAGACTTGTGGCACTAGAGAGTACAGATGTGACTGTGGCACTCTCTTCTCTAGGTAACAACCCATTTTATCTTACTTTCTCCTTCACTTCATACATTCTTCATCTAATATGTATATCATCCACTTTatgaaaaattagggtttctcttACTTTTATCTGGTTTTGAATTTTTAGCACTAGTAAAAGCTTTGAAGCTTCACGCATTTTTATATAAGCATGTCTAAAGTAATGTTCGCTAATTTCTAATTTAGCTTATTtgataataatgattttttattacctgattgaaagaattttttatttgagaaaGTTACACCAAGAATGGACTAAGTGAATTATAGCATGTAATAAGAGCTGGAGTAATGGGGTACCAAATGTGAACAAGAGCTTTCTCATTTCCCTGTAAGCTTGTGTCTGGGTGTTGGTGGAGGCATGGCAGAAGACTGGTCGCACGTGAGTACCCTGTTGAAATGGGGTACCAAAATTGACATGctttgagaagaaaaaacaagCAAGTTCAACTTTGTTCCTCGGGAACAGTGCCCCCACCCTTATTCCCATTCACGTGTAGTTAAACAACTTTGCAAAGGCAACAGGCGCAGTGATACTGGGTTTGTTCTCACATGAGTTGGAGATGCTGCCTTTTGTTCTCTTTCGGCTTGGCTCGGTTCAAATATAAATACACTTATCTTTCTTGCAATGGGTCCGAGCTGCATAATTGTCACCACTGCCACcccattatttatttatgcaatTGCTAAACAAATTCTCTGCATTAATTCGCCACTTCTATCGGCAATTTTTGTATTGTACGACTGTTTTCAAATGAATTCTCATCGTAGAAAATAGACAACTATTGAGGTTGTTTGCATTTATTGAACTGGCCCCATGTTTGCTCCTATGATAATTGACTTTCATCAAAACCTGAAAATAATTCTCTTTTATTCAAGGAGAGAGACCTTAAAGTGGCAGTTCGATTTGGATTTCTTGTGTGTATCATATTTTGGTATATAATGCTCCCCTGGGCCCTCTGTTTCCATTGtagttttcttttcaaatttgcagttccaataacaaagaaaatatgattcctattatgcttttattttatttatttgtatatttgacAATCTTTGGATTCAGCAGTTAGGTTGGACGGTGTTAGGTTACCCATATACGTTCTTAaagtaaatatatgattttgtttaagaaatttaTGTGTTGATTTGTGGCATAAACTCGCTGTTATTGAGCTGATTAGGAACagtttgattattaattatattctattCTAAGTTTAGCAtacttataattaatatatataatttgagtCCAAACATGATACTCGACGTAATAAATTCAGCTTTTCTATTCTCAATTTCTATCATCTAATGTGGTTAATTTAAGTATAAGTTGATTTGTTCCAATATGTTTTTGATGCAGGCGTGACAGTTTCATCACTCATAGGGCGTTCTGTGATGCGCTGGCACAAGAGAGTGCAAGATTCCCCAGTAACTTAAACCCTTTGGGGAGTCATTTGTTTGGCACAAACCACACTAGTTTAACCCTATCCCAAGTGGGTACTCAACTTTCCCAAGTTCAAAATCAGAACCAAACAACCTCTAACAACATCTTGCGCCTTGGAAATGTTGGTGCAGCTGTAAAGTTTGAGCACTTGATTCCACCTCTAAATCAGTCTTCATTTGGACACTCACCACAATCAATGCCTTCTTCAGCTTTCTTCATGAATGACACCACCAATCAAACATTATTTGAAGAACACCAATCGCAACAAGGACCAATATTCTCAAACAAACAACTACATGGCCTAATGCAGCTCACTGATCTTCATGGCAACACCAACAACTCCGATTCTTCATCAGTTGCTGCTCCTGATTCCAATCTTTTCAACCTCAGCTTCTTCCCTAGTAGCAATGGCCCTAACACCATTATCTCTGGTCAATTCAACAACATAAGCGGTGGTGACCACGGAACAACGCCACCACCACTCTATGTTAATAACAACCCTGCAGTAACTGACCATCTTGGTTCGGGTTTTTCTTCGTTCTTTGGTGATTCATTAGAAAACGTATCGTCCCCTCATATGTCTGCCACTGTGTTGCTTCAAAAAGCGTCACAAATGGGTTCGACCACAACCTCCGGCGGTTCTTCTTTACTTAGAGGAATGTGTAGCAATAATGGTTCCAAAGCTGAAAATggtcaccaccaccaccacagtCTTCAAGGGTTGATGAACTCTATCGCCAATGGAAACACGTCCTTGTTTAGGAACATGCAAGGGAACGAAAACAACCTTTGTGGCTTTCACAACTTGGACGAGTCCAACAATAAGTTGCCCCAGAATCTTAGTGTAAACTTTGGAGGTTCTGATAAGTTGACCTTAGACTTTTTGGGTGTTGGAGGAATGGTGAGAAATATGAATGGTGGATTTTCACAGAGAGAACAACTACAACAACAACGTGTCATGGGTACTGAGTTCTTTGGACCTTGACCTGAAATCAGCACAGCCAAATCATCATTTTGGAAAGTCAACGTTGTAATAAGGAAAAGATTAGGCAGAATGTATGGACTTATTTAAAACTGCTTTGAGgttattttgttatgaaaagaaGTCTAATTGTTATATTATCTATGATTTCGATTCTATAAACTGTAACTCTTATGTTTTTCTTGAGTACATCGATCCCTTTATATTCAGTACTCTCTCTCTTTGACAGTGATAGACATCTGAATAAATTCACTGTTTCATTGAATTTCATGAAAAGTTTAATTTGAGACAGAAAAGAAAACACGGCAAAGCCAGACAGGTTATGCACAAAGCTCAACAGACGAGGATGCTGAGAATCTTCACGTATTCGATATATTCCAATGGAAACGACAAAGCCTGgtttcctttcaatttcatcattGTTTTTCTAGCTATAATTAACATATACCATACCCACTAAAGCTACACAGAACTTAAAAATAAAGCAGTAGGAATTTGGTATTACACATACCTAATTCCTTACTTTTcaagaaaatgttattataaacgTGCATGGCAGCACACAAATCATGAATTTTAcacataaaatgttatttatcaGACGCCAAACTACTTTCTctttcaaagaaataaaatacttgaaaatattgatttaacagcaatcaattaattataacataattaatttactaACATCCCTCACGGTACacagattaaaatataaattagaaaaatggtTAGTACAAGTTGATAAACGGCGTTCATATTTTCATGTGCTTTTGTTGACATTCCTTTGCTTAAAGATGACCCTTTTTAGCCATGATTTTGAAATATTCCTGACCATGTTGACCACTTTTGAAACTCAGATTGGTATGAGTTGTTCTCTCTCTGAGGTGTTTGCATGTTAGCATGCACTGTAGGGCAATGCCGTGGTTGCTGACAATTAGGGTTAGGTCTCACGTCATTATTAATTTGGTGAAAGATTTTCGTGGCGTTAAGTAAATGAATAAAGGTGTGGTGGCTGAACATATACACAGTGTTCATCAGCATCCAACAGAGACAGTATAGTCTCTGCAAATGTTCGTTATCGTAATTATTAGTAAAGATATTGTGACACTTTTGTCGCACCTCATGTCATTTGCCTCCTCATATGGGAATCCCTCGTCCGTGACTATCAAACCCACTCATCTCATTTCGTCTTTATATATAGTCTCTCTCCATTTTTCCCTTTTTCGGATATTTCTTCCACACCAAACCAATTCCTTATTCCACTccttattatcttttataatgTTATCTTTCCATCAATAACATCTCAACATCTCACTATACCTTCAAACTTTTTAAAACCTCATAAATGTGTTTGGTATGTGTGTAATATCAGATTTTTCATAcggatttagttttttttattagaagttCACGTTGATTAGAGATAAGTccattcataatatataaatagatgtaaatctcactttataaattgattttgtaaaaataaattaaatttaaaattcatttttaacatGATTTCAGAATTATAGTTAAACTTAAGACCGtatgtatataagtgggtgttCCTTGGATTTTGAAAAGATTACTACTTTtgttaacattttatataataaaagtattggttttgaataagaagaaaaaatagaacatGCAATCTATATTTATGTTATCATATGCAGTGAATCATACAAAGTAGATAGGAATAGTTTTCTGTGTCCCCATTGTGATTAACtcaatcattcatgaacaaaagaCTCTGACTTGCATATCAAAGCTATCTATTTGATTGTCCACTTGCACGTGAATTGATGTAAGCATGAATTGTTATccctttttcaaaaacaaaaagtagCGCGAGCAATGCATTGGAGTTGCCCCAGGTATCAAATTTTGACAGTGGGGTTTTATAACATATATGCACCAATATACCtgtcaatataatattatatgagttatatatttgtttgcaAAAGTtggagaattttattttttagaaaccatctaaaatagaaattatttttattttgttgatattgtAAATATTGTCCGAAAGACTATAATATTGACAATGGAGAGGGTCATGAAATTTTACTATTGGGAAAGAGAATTTGAAATGTACAtttcattttatcaaataagttattgacaaatcaaattttat
This genomic interval from Vigna radiata var. radiata cultivar VC1973A chromosome 8, Vradiata_ver6, whole genome shotgun sequence contains the following:
- the LOC106772340 gene encoding protein indeterminate-domain 5, chloroplastic — protein: MAAASSSTPFLGIREESPQITAHHQPSTVAPITVPQKKRRNQPGTPNPDAEVIELSPKTLMATNRFICEVCNKGFQREQNLQLHRRGHNLPWKLKQKSTKEQKRKVYLCPEPTCVHHDPSRALGDLTGIKKHYSRKHGEKKWKCEKCSKKYAVQSDWKAHSKTCGTREYRCDCGTLFSRRDSFITHRAFCDALAQESARFPSNLNPLGSHLFGTNHTSLTLSQVGTQLSQVQNQNQTTSNNILRLGNVGAAVKFEHLIPPLNQSSFGHSPQSMPSSAFFMNDTTNQTLFEEHQSQQGPIFSNKQLHGLMQLTDLHGNTNNSDSSSVAAPDSNLFNLSFFPSSNGPNTIISGQFNNISGGDHGTTPPPLYVNNNPAVTDHLGSGFSSFFGDSLENVSSPHMSATVLLQKASQMGSTTTSGGSSLLRGMCSNNGSKAENGHHHHHSLQGLMNSIANGNTSLFRNMQGNENNLCGFHNLDESNNKLPQNLSVNFGGSDKLTLDFLGVGGMVRNMNGGFSQREQLQQQRVMGTEFFGP